One Gloeothece verrucosa PCC 7822 DNA window includes the following coding sequences:
- a CDS encoding TspO/MBR family protein produces MLPSWLVIAIVTVAVAVVFNRLSSNDIRWFNHLRRPPWLTFEKAIPAIWTFIFICGAWSAYIIWEADAGSRNTWFLMGFYLLLELVIIAYTPVMCKLKSLTVGTIIGGLGFVLGFILALIVIRIVVWAFVLLLPYLLWSPIGTYVTWAMIRLNPGNA; encoded by the coding sequence ATGCTTCCCTCTTGGTTAGTAATCGCTATTGTTACTGTTGCTGTTGCTGTTGTCTTTAATCGTTTATCTTCTAATGATATTCGCTGGTTTAATCATCTCCGTCGGCCCCCTTGGCTTACTTTTGAAAAAGCCATTCCTGCCATTTGGACTTTTATTTTTATTTGTGGGGCTTGGTCCGCTTATATCATTTGGGAAGCTGATGCCGGCAGCCGCAATACTTGGTTTTTGATGGGGTTTTATTTATTGCTTGAATTAGTTATTATTGCCTATACTCCTGTTATGTGTAAACTGAAAAGTTTAACCGTTGGCACAATTATTGGAGGACTAGGATTTGTGTTAGGATTTATCTTAGCATTAATCGTGATTAGAATAGTGGTTTGGGCGTTTGTTTTATTATTACCTTATTTGTTGTGGAGTCCCATTGGAACTTATGTCACTTGGGCTATGATTCGCCTTAATCCGGGTAATGCTTAA
- a CDS encoding TIGR03643 family protein, with the protein MKLPDLDDQTKDRIIEMAWEDRTPFEAIEIQYGLKEQDVIALMRQEMKASSFKMWRKRVSGRNSKHLHKRSFAVGIFKSSNQKS; encoded by the coding sequence ATGAAACTACCTGATTTAGATGATCAAACTAAAGATAGAATCATAGAAATGGCTTGGGAGGATCGTACTCCTTTTGAAGCTATAGAGATTCAATATGGACTAAAAGAACAAGATGTTATTGCTTTAATGAGGCAAGAAATGAAAGCTTCGAGTTTTAAAATGTGGCGTAAAAGAGTTAGCGGACGTAACAGTAAACATCTGCACAAAAGAAGTTTTGCTGTAGGAATTTTTAAATCTTCTAATCAAAAAAGTTAA
- a CDS encoding M16 family metallopeptidase → MKKRFKSLSWLGLMAIAFLLVLTFRSPAIAQTPRPYNQIQFPPLPEIKLPDYERYQLDNGMVVYLMEDHQLPLVGGTAIIRTGSRLEPAEKVGLAGITGLLMRTGGTQQHPPSELNELLEQRAAIIETSIGTTSGTASFNVLKEDLQPVFELFAQVVQQPAFDPQQFELAKTQQQGEIARRNDDPGDIASREFRKLIYGENSPYARTVEYTTLNNISREDIKSFYQTYVRPDQMILGIVGDFNSQEMKTLIKEKFGSWQAPKTPFKSVVPPASQNKNNGIFVVQQPQLSQSNILLGHLGGELNDPDYPALSVLNEVLSGFGGRLFNEVRSRQGLAYSVYGIWQANYDFPGMFVAGGQTRSEMTVPFVKALLTEIEKVRTTPITEEELADAKESILNSFVFKFENPSQTLSRLMTYEYYGYPKDFIFQYQKAVKNTTEEDILKVAQKYLQPQETVTLVVGNNEQINPPLKSLGAQIQTVDVAIKQPKS, encoded by the coding sequence ATGAAAAAACGTTTTAAAAGCTTAAGTTGGCTAGGATTAATGGCGATCGCTTTTTTGCTAGTTTTGACCTTCCGTTCTCCGGCCATCGCCCAAACCCCGCGCCCTTACAATCAAATACAATTTCCTCCTTTGCCAGAAATTAAGCTACCCGATTATGAGCGTTATCAATTAGATAATGGCATGGTGGTGTATTTAATGGAGGATCATCAATTACCGCTTGTGGGGGGAACCGCGATTATCCGCACGGGTTCACGCTTAGAACCTGCTGAAAAAGTCGGGTTAGCAGGAATAACAGGTTTGCTAATGCGAACCGGCGGCACTCAACAACATCCCCCAAGCGAGTTAAATGAATTGCTTGAACAACGGGCAGCCATTATTGAAACCTCCATCGGAACAACTTCCGGAACAGCTAGTTTTAATGTGCTTAAAGAAGATTTGCAACCGGTTTTCGAGTTATTTGCTCAAGTCGTTCAGCAACCGGCTTTTGATCCTCAACAATTTGAATTAGCTAAAACTCAACAACAAGGAGAAATTGCCCGCAGAAACGATGATCCTGGGGATATTGCCTCTCGGGAATTCCGAAAATTAATTTATGGGGAAAATAGCCCCTATGCGCGAACGGTAGAATATACCACTTTAAATAATATTTCCCGAGAAGATATCAAGAGTTTTTATCAAACTTATGTTCGTCCCGATCAGATGATTTTGGGCATAGTGGGAGATTTTAACTCCCAAGAAATGAAAACCTTAATCAAGGAAAAATTTGGCAGTTGGCAAGCGCCCAAAACGCCTTTTAAATCTGTTGTTCCTCCTGCATCTCAGAACAAAAATAATGGAATTTTTGTGGTGCAACAGCCTCAGTTAAGCCAAAGTAATATTTTATTAGGGCATCTGGGCGGCGAATTAAACGATCCGGATTATCCGGCTTTGAGTGTGTTAAATGAAGTCTTAAGCGGCTTTGGAGGGCGCTTGTTTAATGAAGTCCGTTCGCGGCAAGGATTAGCTTATAGTGTTTATGGCATTTGGCAAGCCAATTATGATTTTCCAGGAATGTTTGTGGCGGGAGGACAAACCCGTTCTGAAATGACTGTACCGTTTGTTAAAGCTCTCCTGACAGAAATTGAAAAAGTACGTACCACTCCGATTACAGAAGAAGAACTGGCTGATGCCAAAGAATCTATTCTTAATTCTTTTGTGTTTAAATTTGAGAATCCTAGTCAAACCTTATCTCGCTTAATGACTTACGAGTATTATGGTTATCCCAAGGATTTTATTTTTCAATATCAAAAAGCCGTCAAAAATACTACAGAGGAGGATATTTTAAAAGTGGCTCAAAAATATCTTCAGCCTCAAGAGACGGTGACTTTAGTGGTCGGTAATAATGAACAGATCAACCCACCATTAAAGAGTCTAGGGGCACAAATTCAAACAGTAGATGTTGCTATTAAGCAACCTAAGAGTTAA